Within Desulfobacter sp., the genomic segment CAGGCTGCCTGCTTTGCCGAGAAAATGATTGAAGAGGGCATGGAAGCCGAGCCCTATAATTATATGGCCGCCCTGATGAACAACGGGGCTTCGGAAAAAGATGCCGTAAACCGGACCCGCCGCAAATTCACTGCGGAGTTTAAAACCCCTATGGATGCGGCCAGAAAAACCTGTGTCCAATAGGCCCCCCATAATGCCCCTGGGCAGCAGGGGCTTTACCCTCCTGGAGCTCCTGGTGGTGGTGGCCATCCTTGCGGCGGTTGCCTCGGTGGGGGCCACCACCTTTTTCAGGGTCAGGGAGGGGGCGGCGGAGCAGGTGGCCCGCATGGAGATGCAGGCCATTGCCAAGGCCCTGCGGCAGTTCAAGGCCGACACCGGGTATTTCCCCAAGACCGGGCCCTTTAATTTAACAAGCGCATCGGGAGGCAAGGTTTCCTATGCCCGGCTGCCGGGCTATGCCGGAAATAATGATTCCGAATGTGCGCTATGGTTTAATTCCCCGGCTAATTTTTACCAATTATTTAAAAATCCCCTGGAGGACTCCGGCCATGCTTTGGAAGACTGGAACCCTGAAACGGGCCGGGGCTGGCGGGGTCCTTATCTTGCCGGTTTTCAGGAGGGGTATTTGGATATCCGTTCCGGGGTTAACGATACGGTGGAAGGGACCCCCTACGGGAAAGAAGACGGCAGCCCCCTGTCCGGCGCCAATATCCCGGATGTGGAAGGCATTGCCGATCCCTTTGAACACCCGGCCGAAGAGGTGGGGGGCAATACCCTGCTGGACTGGTGCCGCAGTCCCAATAATGGGGCGCCTGAGCGGCGGGTATGGGGCCGGCCCTATCTTTTATTTTATGATTCATCAGCCGGAGAATGGCACCTGGTCAGCATGGGGCTTGACGGGACCTACGGCAGCAGTGACGACATTCAACTGAATATAAAGTGAGACCTAAGTGAAAAGATTAAAATTTATACTGCGGCTGGCAACATGCCTGGTGCTGATGACGACCGTTTGGAGCCCGGCTTCCGGGGCCAGGGACGAGGAATTCAAGAAAATAAAGCTGGACCAATTCATTGAACAGGAAAAAAAGGCAGTGGCCGGCCAGGGCAGGCGGATGATTAAGATGGCCGTGCCTGTCTCATTCGAAGCCAAAATGAAGCGTTTCCCCGAAGCCAAAAAGATGAGCTATGTGTACACGGCCATGCAGATGGCCGGGATCAGCCCCATGCCCGAGGTGGGGCATCGGATGTTCGTGGAGTCCGGGGAAGGGCGGATCATTCCGGTCTATGTTGAAAAAGGGGCCGCGGCCAAACTGAAATCCGGCCTCCAGGAGGAATGCGCCGCCAGGTTCCTGGGATACCATGTTTACTCCTATGCCAAAGGCCCGGCTATCCTTGTGGTGGATTTTTACCCCACGGCCAGGTAGCCGCCCCTGAAAGCTATGAAACCATCTTTCCATAAAAAACAACTTCCCGTCTGGAAAAGCCAGCAGGGCTTCACCCTCCTGGAGCTGCTCATGGTGGTGGCTATCCTCTCCACCGTGGCCTGGATGACCCTGGATACCGTGGGCAATAATAACAACCAGGTCCGGTTTGAGGACACCAAGAACCGGCTGGCCGCCATCCGCCGGGCCATTATCGGGGATGTCTCCCGTACGGTGAACGGTGCCCCGGAAGTCCGGGGGTATGTGGCGGATATGGGGTCGTTGCCCGGTAGTCTTCGTGATTTGGTGTCTCAAGGTAGTCATGTGGCCAACAATTATAGTGCCACTTACGGTCTTAGGGTTGGGTGGAACGGCCCATACATTTCTGCTTCGTCCATGACAGGTGGAGCCCGCTTTCCCGATGCTTGGGGTAACGATGATGGAACTGATAATTATGGATGGCAATTTAATGTGGATGTCGGAACCGGTGATTTAACAGTAGGCAGCCAAGGATTGGATAATGCCTCAGGAGGTACCGGTATATACGAAAAAGATTATCCAGATTATACAATTGCTGCCCCGAATACTCCACCTCCCTTGGTGTCTGGGAATGAATATTTTGTTGAAGTTACAGATGCTTCTGGCAACGGTAGACTCCCCGTTGATATTGATGCACCGGCACCTTGCTGGAAGTGCAGTAGCGGCAGCAGCAGTACCCGAAGAGCCTGTGAAGTGCCTTCCGGCACTGGGGTGTGGGAATCTGTTCAAGGTGCGGATACATATGGGGCATGCAGAGTCGCTGGCGGGGTATGGTTACCCCCCGGCCATGTTGGAGCCGGATGTGAGGATTCAACAAAGGACTCAGCCTCATGTTCCGGTACGGAATACGGCGGCGGTATCAACGGAGTCTGGGGGGGAATTGATATTGACGGCAACCCGATCAACAAGTGCATTGATTTTACAAGGGATTTATCTACTTGCACCACAAAGGACTACAGCGGCGACAACTCCGGGACGTTCGGCTCCTGGATTCAATTGTACAACGGTGTTGGGATCTGCACGGATACATCATTTACCGATAAAGCATCCTGCACTGTGGCTGGCGAAACCTGGTATTTGTCCGCTCTGTCTGAGTCCGTATGTATGACAATTGCCCACAGGGTTTCAGGTGTCATTGCAGAACAGGATTCCCGTCCGTTTTTTTTTAATTGGGACGGCACTCGGCAGCGGCTTGAATTTGCAATGAATAGTGAGTCGACAGCCTTTTCCCTGCCCCAGGGCAGAGCGGGATACCGACTCTATGAATTCGACGAAACAGCTAATGCATGTACCGACACCCCCTTTCCCAAGACGGGAACTCAGTGGCGGCACTTTACTGTTGTACCGGGCAATATAATTCCGGAATTGGAATGGGATATTGAATAAAATTTTAAAGAAGCTCAAATTCCGTGCGCCGGCGGGCGGCGGCGGGAAAAGAAAGAAGAAAAAAAACAAATCGCCCCGCATCCGCAAAAAATTAAACCTGCCAAAAAGGCCGGGACGGATCCTGGTATTTGAAACCACGGGCAGCGCCCTGTACGGGGCCGTGGCGGCCTGCGGGCTGGGCCCGGACTGTAAAATGGGGGCTGTTGCCGTTTCCACGGCGCCGGAGATGGGCGATGCCGTGGCCGAGGTGGTGGCCGGGCTGAAACAGGGCAAAAAAAAGCGGCTGCCCAAAACCGCGGTGCTCATCACCCCTTCGGCGGCTTCGGACCTGCTTTCCCTTCCCGTAAACCCCAAAAAGCCAAGGCCCAGGCCCCAGATGGCCGAAATGGTCCGCTGGGAGCTGGAGGAGGTTTTTTTCCGCCAGGGGGAACTGTGGTCTTTGGGCAGTTTGCTCCAGGGGGCCGGGCATATCACGGCGGAGCAGCGCCGGGAGGCCGAGGCCTCGGCTGATGGCACGGGGCCGGATGTCTACGGGGGGCTGGCGGCCAAGGAGCAGGTGGCCCAATGCCTCCAGGCCCAGGAGATCCTGGCGGAAATGGATGACGATCTGGCCACGGGATGGTGCGCCCAGGGGGGGGAGGGCGACGGCCGCTTTGCCTGGCTGGCCGCCGGCATCGGCGACGGTATCAGGAGCCGGTGGCAGGAGGCCTTTAAGCAAAATAAGATTTTTCTATCCTGGATTTATCCCCAGCTGGGAACGGTGCTCCCCCTGGTTTCAGGCCGGCAGCCCGGTGGGGGCGGCTGGGTCCTGGTCCATGTCCGCCAGGAACAGGCCGGCCTGGTCCGGGTGGAAGACGGCCATATCCAGGCATTTACCGTCAAGCCGGGGCAGGGCGGGGCCTTTGATCCCCAAAACCTGGCCCAGGAAGTCCTGAGATGTCTCACCCCGAAAACCGGTCATGTCTTTTTTGCCATGGATCCAGAGCTTGAGGCGCCGGTTTCAGAGGCCTTTTACCGGGGGCTGGAGGGCCGGGAGGTGGGTTTGGCCATGGTTGCTGCCAGCGGGGATATGGATACGGAAACCTGCCACTTTGCTATCCGGTCTTCCATGGAAGGGGCGGCCCGGCATGCCTTGGGCCGGACCCCTGCCGGCACTCTGGTGCGCATTGAGGCCCAGGAGCCCAAACCGCCCCTGTGGAAGGATAAGGACTTCTGGCCCTGGGCCCTGCTGGTTCTGCTTCTGGCCGGGCTCGGGGGATACGATGGCTACATCCGCGCCCAGGGTGATAAATATGCCTGGGATTTGGACCTGTGCGAGATTGAGCTGCAAAACGGCAAAAAGATGAAACAGCAGGCCATGTCCACCATTTCCCGGGCCAATAAACTGGAGGAGACCCTGGCGGAAAAGGAAAAGGAACTGGCCGAGCAGAAGCGGCTGCAGGAGATTCTGGATACGGTGATCCGATACCGCCAGGACCTGGTGCCCGGGATGATGGAGGCCATCGGCAATGCCGTCACCGACGGGGTGGTTCTGGATAAATTCATGGAAAATGAAGACCGGTCCGGTTTCTACCTGGAGGCCTGGGCCCTGAAGGACACCGAGGGCCAGGAGTTCGGGACAAAGCTTAACCAGGCCCTGGCCGACTGGAAGTACAAGGTGGGGGATATCAAGTTGACTCAGGGGCCGGGGCCCATAGGGCTTTCCGGATATATCCTGGCCATTCACATTGTCCGGTCCCGGGCAGGTGCCGGGGCCAAAGGGGGGAAAAATGGTTAAAAAATGGAAGGCCATGAGCCGGTCCGAGCGGCTGCAGTGGCAGGGCCTGGCCGGCGGATGCATCATTATCCTTTACACCTTTGTCTTCTATCCCATCAGTTCCGGCCGTTTGGCGGAAAAACAGAAAATGCTCAACCGGTGCAAAAACCGTGTGGAGACCCAGACCCGCATTGATAATCTCAAAGGGTCCTCCTCTTCTCCCAAATCCCTGGAATCCAGAATCGCCAGGATTGAAAAACAGATCCAGGCAACCCGGCAGGGGTTTGACGAACTGGATACGGGCTTTGCCCCCATGGCATCGGCCGAGGTGCGTCAGCAGCTTTTGCTGGAGGTGTCCACCCTGGCCGAGCGCACCGGGGTAACCCTGCTTTCGGTGGCGGTCAAGGGCATTCGCTACCAGGATGGTAAAACCATGACTCCGGTGGATCCGGAGCTGGGCCGCCCCCTGCTGCTCATCCAGGCCGCGGCCCCCTTCTGGTATCTTAAGGATTTTTTCCAGGGGCTCAAGGATCTTTCCTTTTACGTTTCCGTCATGAACCTGAATCTGTACGCAACCCCTCCCAAGGACGGCAAGGTAAAAGAACTGCACCCCGGGGATTTATACGTTTCTTTAGAGGTATCCATCTAAAAATGAACCAGACCCGTTTTATCCGTCAATTTGACACCCTTTTGGCCCTCTGCGTTGAAAGGGGGGCTTCAGATATGCACCTGACCTCCGGCCGGCCGCCGGGCTACCGGATCCACGGAAAACTCACCGCCAACGGCGAAGAGATCCTGGAGGCAGAAACCATAACCGCCATGGTCCAGGAGATCATGAGCGATTCCCAGCGGGAAATATTTAAGGCAAAATCCACGGTGGACCTGGGCTATACAACAGGTGCCGGCACCCGGTTCCGCCTCAATATTTATATGGAAACGGGAAGGCCCGCCATGGCCGTGCGCTACCTGAACCAGGATCTCCCGGACATGGCGGCGGCGGGCCTTCCCCAGGTGCTCAAGCGTTTGGCCTACCTGCCCTCGGGCCTGGTTCTCATCACCGGGGCCACGGGGTCGGGCAAATCCACCACCCTGGCCATGCTCCTGGATGAGATCAACCAGAACCGCAACTGCCACATTCTCACGGTGGAGGACCCGGTGGAATTCATCCATGAAAACAAGGCGTCCCTGGTCCACCACAGGGAGGTGGGGGCGGATGTGCCCTGTTTTGCCTCGGCGGTGCGGGCGGCCCTGCGGGAGGACCCCGACGTGATCATGGTCGGCGAGATGCGGGACCTGGAGACCATGAAGGCCTCCATCACCGCGGCGGAAACCGGCCACCTGGTTTTTTCCACCCTCCATACCGGGGAGGCCGTGGGTGCAGTGGAACGGTTCATCGGCCATTTTTCCGGCGGGGAGCAGGAGGTGGCGCGGCACCGGATTTCCATGGTGCTTAAAGCCGTCATTGCCCAGCGCCTGGTGCCGGTCATTGGCGGGGGCGGCCGGGTGCCGGCCCTGGAGATGCTCCGGGTGAACAACGGCAGCGCCAACCTCATCCGCACGGCCAAGACAAGGCAGCTGTATTCCATGATGGAATCGGGGGCCAACCAGGGCATGTGGACCCTGGACCAGGATCTGGCCCGGCTGGTTTTTGAAAAGAAAATCGCCCGGCAGTCTGCCCTGGACATCTGCGCCAACCCCATGGGGTTTGACCGCCTGGTGGATGCGGCAAGGGGGTGGAAGGTGGCGGACTATGCCTGTTAGCGAGACCGCCCTCATTGATGCCGGCGTAAAGGTGGGCCTGGTGCCGGACGGGGATCTTTCCGGCCTGCGCCTCAGGGCCAAGCGGGAGCGTTTAAAGCTGCTGGAGGTGGTGACCCGGGAGAACCGGTTTCCCGAGACCGCCCTCTACCAGGCCCTGGCCGATACCCGTAATCTTGCTTTTTTCCACCCCCGGGACCTGGTGGCTGATGCAGAGGCAGCAGGGCTGTTGCCCCACACCCTCATGCTTAAACGGCTCATGCTGCCGGTGAAGCGCCAGGGGGATGAGCCGGTGCTTGTCCTGTCAGACCCCGATGACCGGCTGAGCCTGGACCGGGTGCGGCAGGCCACGGGCCGGCACTGGAAGATTGGCCTCTCCGATCCCGAATCCCTGAAATCCGCCATTGCCCGGTTCCGGGAGACGCAGCTTGCCTCATCCGGGCGGGGGGCTGCACCGGCGGCTGCGGGGGCAGGGGGAACGGCTGATCCGGTCACCCTGCTGGACGATATCATGAAAGAGGTTTACCTGCGCCGGGTTACGGATGTCCATTTTGAGCCCGAAGAGGATGGGATGCGGGTGCGTCTGCGGGTGGACGGGCAGATGGAAGCGTTCCAGCGTTCCTTGACCAAGGCCGACGAAGAGGCCCTGCTCAACCGGGTCAAGGTGTTGTCTGGCCTGGATATTGCCGAGCAGCGTATGGCCCAGGACGGGGCCATGAAATATAAGATCATGGGCTGGGATCTGCCCGAAACAGACATCCGTGTGGCCACCATCCCGACCAAGTGGGGGGAGCGCTGCACCATGCGGATTCTGGGCCAGGACACCGGGGACCTCACCCTCTCCCAGCTGGGCATGCCCAACCATATGCTGGCCGCTTTTAAAAAGGCCATCGCCAGCCCCCACGGCATGATCCTGGTCACCGGGCCAACGGGGTCGGGCAAATCCACCACCCTCTACGCCGGTATCCGGGAACTGGACGTGGGCCAGCTCAACGTGCTCACGGCGGAAGACCCGGTGGAACAGACTATTGACGGGGTCTCCCAGGTCCAGGTTTCCACCAAGGTCAGCTTTGCCCAGGCCCTGCGCTCCTTTCTCCGCCATGATCCGGATGTGATCCTGGTGGGGGAAATCCGGGACCGGGAAACCGTGGAGATCGGGCTGCGGGCCGCCATGACGGGCCACCTTGTACTCTCCACCCTCCACACCAACGATTCCGTCGGGGCCGTAACCCGGCTGGCCGATGTGGGGGCCGAGCGGTTTCTCATCGGCTCCACCCTCATCGGGGTCCTGGCCCAGCGCCTGGCCCGGCGGCTCTGTCCCAGATGCCGGAAAAAACGGGCTGCAACCCTGGAGGAGCTGGAAATCCTGGGCCTGGATCAAGGCAGAGGCGTGGAATTATACGAGCCTGATGGATGTTCCTTCTGCCTGGGATCGGGATACAAGGGCCGCATCGGTTTGTTCGAGGCCCTGTGGATCGGAAAGGGCCTGGCAGAGACCATTGCCCAGGGGGCAGGGGAGCGGGAAATCCGGGGGAAGGCGACCCGTTTCACCTCCCTGTGGGAGGACTGCCGGGCCAAGGTGCTCAACGGGGATGCGGCCCTGGCCGACCTTCTCCATTACCGTCCGGAGGAGGGGTAAATGCCGGTATACTCTTATACCGGGCTGGACGGCTCGGGCAAGGAGGTGCAGGGCGTCCTTGAGGCGGAGAGCCCCAAGGAAGTGGCCGGGATCCTGAGGGCGCGCTCGGTGTTCCTGCTCAAGGCAAAGGAAGGGGAGGGGGCTGACCTGGGCGGCGGCCTTCTTGGCATGGCCGGCAGGGGGCTGTCCATGCTCAGGCCCAGCCGGTTTATGCCGGTGAGATCAGGTGATCTTATTGTTTTTTTCCGGCAGCTGGCCCTGATGCTCAGGGCGGGATTTACGCTGGTCTCGGCACTGGAGGCCAGCCACGATATGCAGGACAAGCACCGGCTGCGCCGGGTGATTAAACGGCTTAACGACGAAATCCGGCGGGGAGAGAGCTTTTCCAATGCCCTGGCAAAGGAAAAAAAGGTGTTTCCGGCCATGACCGCCAACCTGGTGGCTTCCGGAGAGCAGAGCGGAAACCTGGATGCCATCCTGGAACGGCTGGCCGAAAACCTGGAACGGGCAAAGGATTTGAAGCTCCAATTTATCACGGCCATGTTTTATCCCTGTTTCATTCTGCTCTCCTCTCTGGCCGTGATTGTACTCATGCTCGTTTACGTGATTCCCAAATTTTCCACCTTTCTGGCGGCCCGCCATGCGGAACTGCCCGGGTCCATGCTCATGCTCTTGGGGATCTCGGACTGGTTTCTCACCTGGGGCGGCCCCCTGGGCATTGTGCTGGGCGGGGGGCTGTTTGCCGTCCTTGCCGCCTATACCACGGTGCCGGGCAAACGGGCCGTGGACAAGGTATTGGTAAGGGTGCCGGTGGTGGGCTCCACCCTGGTACTGGCGGCCATGGCCAATGCCGCCTGGACCCTGGCCATGCTGCTTAAAAGCGGGGTCACGGCCATGGATTCCCTGAGGGTGACCTCGGGGGTGACCGGAAACCTGGCCGTGGCCGACTGCTTCGGCCGGGCCGCCGAGGGGCTGCTGGACGGCCGGCCCTTGTCAAAAACCTTTGAACAGCCCCATATCCCAGTACTCATGCGGCATATGGCCGCCGTGGGGGAAAGTTCGGGCCAGCTGGATTCGGTGATGCAGGAAGTGGGGGAATTTTATCAGAAGGAACTCATCGGCCGGGTCAAGCTCATGGCCACAATGATTGAGCCGGTGATGATCCTGGGGGTGGGGCTGCTGGTGCTTTTTGTCTACCTGGCACTGTTCCAGTCGGTTATGGCCGTGTCAAAAGGAGGGATGTAAATTTTATGGGGAAGATTATTAGAACCGCCGCTGTACTGAGCCTGGGCCTCTGTCTGGCCGGGCTGCCCCCGGCCCGGGGGGATTCCGGTAATGGTGCCGGGACGGATAAAGCGGCCGCGGTAAAAGAAAAAATAACAAAGGCCGCCGCAAAGGCCGCGGACAAGACAGTGGATGCCGGCAGGGCCGTGGTATCAACATTCAATGGATTTGCCCAGACATACACCGGGGCCCCGGAAGAAGAGAACGTCCCAACGGCCCGTCGGGATCCCTTTGGCGCGTCGGAAAAGCTGAGACGGGCAAAGGAAGGGCCGCTCCAGCCGGCTGCCCGGCCCCGTCCGGAACGATTCGGTTTCAAGCCCCGGGCCGAACAGCCCAAGGAAATGCCCAAAATGAAGCTCAAGGGTCATCTCAAGGGCCGGAACGGCGAAGTGGTGGCCCTGCTGGAGATCAAGGGCGGAGATGTCTATATCGTCCGGGAGGGGGATACCGTGGGCCTCCACGACCTGGGCATTGATTCGGTGATCCGGATCCAGGAAATCAGCCGCCGGCACCTGGTGGTGGAGTCCGGCACCCTGGGCACCGTGATCATCGTGCGTTAAAAGGCATGCTGCCTAATTTTAAACCCATTGAGGAGAGGTAGATCTTGTTTGGTACATACTGGAAACGGCTGTTTTTTTCAATTTTGTATGGCATTTTCATTCTGGCCTGTATTGCCGGCGGCGGCGCTTTTTTGAAGGCGTCCGCAGCGGTTAAAAAAAACAAACCCGTAATTTCCGAACTGGAGTTCAAGGACGCCACGGTACAGGATGCGGTGCGGGTGGTGTCCGAACTCACCGGGGAAAATATTGTGGCCACCACGGAAGCCGGTGAAAAAATGGTTACCCTGTTTGTGCGGAACCTGGGGGTCACCGACGTGGTGGACGCCGTCTGCCGCATCGCAGGGCTATGGTACCGGCACAATCCAAAAACAGGGATTTACGTTGTCATGACCACCGAGGAATACCAGCGGGACATTGTGGTGTTCCGGGACGAACCCACCCGGATGTTCAAGCTAAAATACATGAATGTGGGGGTCGCGGCCCGGACCATTGCCGATTTGTTCGGGGACCGGGTGGAACTCAAGGGCAAAGCCGACCGCCATCTGGGGGACGACTATGTGGTGTCGAATACCTATACCCGGTTCACTTCCAATTATGACGAGGGGAAAATGGGGGATGAGGAAGACGACGACGATGATGATGAAGAGAGCAGCAGTAAAAATAAAACCAATGAAAAGGATCTGGGGGTCCAGGGCCTGGAACTGACCCCGGAACAATTGGCCCGGCTCAGCCGCAGCGGCGTGGCCGGGAATTCGCTGATCTCCGCCGGGGTGGTGGGCCAGGTAGCCCAGCGAACCGAAGCCCCAATTTATGTCACCGTAAACCGGATGCATAATATGCTTTTTGTGCGCACGGCCGATGAAAAGGCCATGGCCGAGATCGCCGGTATTATCAAAGATTCCGATCAGCAGGTGCCCGAGGTGCTGTTGGAGATGAAGGTGCTGGAGGTGGAACTGACGGATCAGTTTGAATCGGCATTTGACCTTTCCCAGATTTCCGGCAGCCAGCAGACCGGCCCCGACGACGGGCATAACGCCAACCCACTGAATCAGGAGGCGACTTCATCGGGACGAACCCTTCTGGGCCTGGGAAATTTTGATGTCCAGGAAGGGTCCACCATGATTTTTCAGGTCCTGTCCGGGAATCTGCGCATGCGGCTGCAGCTGCTCCAGGACAACAACAATATCCGGTCCCTGGCAACCCCCATGCTCCTGGCGGCAAACAACCATCCTGCCCGCCTGTTCATTGGGGAGGAAACCATTATTACCACGGGGTTCAGGACCCAGGTGGTCGAAAGTACCACCACCACCGGAGTGGTGGTGAATAATGTATACCCCGTGCCGGTCACCGAGAAGGAGAATGTGGGAAATACCCTGACCATCCTGCCGTCAATCAATGCGGACCGCTCTGTGGTTATGCGCATTGCCCATGAAAATTCCACGGTGAATGTGAACGGGGGGAAAATCCCCCTGCTGGTGGGAGGATCTGTGGAAAATGTCCCCATCGACACCATTGACACCTCCAACCTGGAAGGCACGGTCCTGGCCCAGGACGGGATGACCGTGGCCGTTGGCGGGATGATGCGGACCTCCTATACGGATACCGAATCCAAGGTGCCGGTGCTCGGCGATATCCCCGGCCTGGGTTTCTTTTTTAAAAACCAACAGAAAATTCAAAAGAAAACCGAGTTGGTGCTGCTGATCACCCCCCATGTACTTACGGCGCCGAAAGACGGCCAGGACATTTCCCGGGATCGTTTGAGCGAACTTGATTATTCCAGTGAAAGCGTCGAGGCTTTCCCCGTCGGTGTAAAGGAGGGTGCCGGAGAGGCCCTGACCGGTCTGCCCGCCATGGGTGT encodes:
- a CDS encoding prepilin-type N-terminal cleavage/methylation domain-containing protein, with product MPLGSRGFTLLELLVVVAILAAVASVGATTFFRVREGAAEQVARMEMQAIAKALRQFKADTGYFPKTGPFNLTSASGGKVSYARLPGYAGNNDSECALWFNSPANFYQLFKNPLEDSGHALEDWNPETGRGWRGPYLAGFQEGYLDIRSGVNDTVEGTPYGKEDGSPLSGANIPDVEGIADPFEHPAEEVGGNTLLDWCRSPNNGAPERRVWGRPYLLFYDSSAGEWHLVSMGLDGTYGSSDDIQLNIK
- a CDS encoding prepilin-type N-terminal cleavage/methylation domain-containing protein, whose amino-acid sequence is MKPSFHKKQLPVWKSQQGFTLLELLMVVAILSTVAWMTLDTVGNNNNQVRFEDTKNRLAAIRRAIIGDVSRTVNGAPEVRGYVADMGSLPGSLRDLVSQGSHVANNYSATYGLRVGWNGPYISASSMTGGARFPDAWGNDDGTDNYGWQFNVDVGTGDLTVGSQGLDNASGGTGIYEKDYPDYTIAAPNTPPPLVSGNEYFVEVTDASGNGRLPVDIDAPAPCWKCSSGSSSTRRACEVPSGTGVWESVQGADTYGACRVAGGVWLPPGHVGAGCEDSTKDSASCSGTEYGGGINGVWGGIDIDGNPINKCIDFTRDLSTCTTKDYSGDNSGTFGSWIQLYNGVGICTDTSFTDKASCTVAGETWYLSALSESVCMTIAHRVSGVIAEQDSRPFFFNWDGTRQRLEFAMNSESTAFSLPQGRAGYRLYEFDETANACTDTPFPKTGTQWRHFTVVPGNIIPELEWDIE
- a CDS encoding PilT/PilU family type 4a pilus ATPase, coding for MNQTRFIRQFDTLLALCVERGASDMHLTSGRPPGYRIHGKLTANGEEILEAETITAMVQEIMSDSQREIFKAKSTVDLGYTTGAGTRFRLNIYMETGRPAMAVRYLNQDLPDMAAAGLPQVLKRLAYLPSGLVLITGATGSGKSTTLAMLLDEINQNRNCHILTVEDPVEFIHENKASLVHHREVGADVPCFASAVRAALREDPDVIMVGEMRDLETMKASITAAETGHLVFSTLHTGEAVGAVERFIGHFSGGEQEVARHRISMVLKAVIAQRLVPVIGGGGRVPALEMLRVNNGSANLIRTAKTRQLYSMMESGANQGMWTLDQDLARLVFEKKIARQSALDICANPMGFDRLVDAARGWKVADYAC
- a CDS encoding type II/IV secretion system protein; its protein translation is MPVSETALIDAGVKVGLVPDGDLSGLRLRAKRERLKLLEVVTRENRFPETALYQALADTRNLAFFHPRDLVADAEAAGLLPHTLMLKRLMLPVKRQGDEPVLVLSDPDDRLSLDRVRQATGRHWKIGLSDPESLKSAIARFRETQLASSGRGAAPAAAGAGGTADPVTLLDDIMKEVYLRRVTDVHFEPEEDGMRVRLRVDGQMEAFQRSLTKADEEALLNRVKVLSGLDIAEQRMAQDGAMKYKIMGWDLPETDIRVATIPTKWGERCTMRILGQDTGDLTLSQLGMPNHMLAAFKKAIASPHGMILVTGPTGSGKSTTLYAGIRELDVGQLNVLTAEDPVEQTIDGVSQVQVSTKVSFAQALRSFLRHDPDVILVGEIRDRETVEIGLRAAMTGHLVLSTLHTNDSVGAVTRLADVGAERFLIGSTLIGVLAQRLARRLCPRCRKKRAATLEELEILGLDQGRGVELYEPDGCSFCLGSGYKGRIGLFEALWIGKGLAETIAQGAGEREIRGKATRFTSLWEDCRAKVLNGDAALADLLHYRPEEG
- a CDS encoding type II secretion system F family protein, encoding MPVYSYTGLDGSGKEVQGVLEAESPKEVAGILRARSVFLLKAKEGEGADLGGGLLGMAGRGLSMLRPSRFMPVRSGDLIVFFRQLALMLRAGFTLVSALEASHDMQDKHRLRRVIKRLNDEIRRGESFSNALAKEKKVFPAMTANLVASGEQSGNLDAILERLAENLERAKDLKLQFITAMFYPCFILLSSLAVIVLMLVYVIPKFSTFLAARHAELPGSMLMLLGISDWFLTWGGPLGIVLGGGLFAVLAAYTTVPGKRAVDKVLVRVPVVGSTLVLAAMANAAWTLAMLLKSGVTAMDSLRVTSGVTGNLAVADCFGRAAEGLLDGRPLSKTFEQPHIPVLMRHMAAVGESSGQLDSVMQEVGEFYQKELIGRVKLMATMIEPVMILGVGLLVLFVYLALFQSVMAVSKGGM
- a CDS encoding DUF3438 family protein produces the protein MFGTYWKRLFFSILYGIFILACIAGGGAFLKASAAVKKNKPVISELEFKDATVQDAVRVVSELTGENIVATTEAGEKMVTLFVRNLGVTDVVDAVCRIAGLWYRHNPKTGIYVVMTTEEYQRDIVVFRDEPTRMFKLKYMNVGVAARTIADLFGDRVELKGKADRHLGDDYVVSNTYTRFTSNYDEGKMGDEEDDDDDDEESSSKNKTNEKDLGVQGLELTPEQLARLSRSGVAGNSLISAGVVGQVAQRTEAPIYVTVNRMHNMLFVRTADEKAMAEIAGIIKDSDQQVPEVLLEMKVLEVELTDQFESAFDLSQISGSQQTGPDDGHNANPLNQEATSSGRTLLGLGNFDVQEGSTMIFQVLSGNLRMRLQLLQDNNNIRSLATPMLLAANNHPARLFIGEETIITTGFRTQVVESTTTTGVVVNNVYPVPVTEKENVGNTLTILPSINADRSVVMRIAHENSTVNVNGGKIPLLVGGSVENVPIDTIDTSNLEGTVLAQDGMTVAVGGMMRTSYTDTESKVPVLGDIPGLGFFFKNQQKIQKKTELVLLITPHVLTAPKDGQDISRDRLSELDYSSESVEAFPVGVKEGAGEALTGLPAMGVPADGADDRKRFIDMTSVAVKQLRLPFDLRQPKGNVRPVHMAALGHVRVFDYRGITTEPIAAWTDGRQYTTALKVTNTTPIAHPLDVAALNRPWLAATLEKQELARRGKAGDFTYLYLISSRSFEQEIRLTGHTK